From the genome of bacterium, one region includes:
- a CDS encoding DUF2238 domain-containing protein, producing the protein MTRLLPLVLLLGYLLLFILLAINPHDRTVWWAENLPILIIVGVVAALHLRWRFSATACALMAVLVYMHTVGGHYTFSRVPFDWVTDTFGFQRNHYDRVAHFSVGFYAFAIAEVLLRRRLVRSRFLLYSYPLTFILAIAAGYEIFEWIFAVGADPTAGHEVLGSQGDVWDAQRDMLADMLGAVAALGLFFALRGRGGHPARPN; encoded by the coding sequence ATGACCCGCCTTCTGCCCCTGGTCCTGCTGCTCGGCTATCTCCTGCTTTTCATCCTGCTCGCCATCAATCCCCATGACCGCACTGTCTGGTGGGCGGAGAACCTGCCCATCCTGATCATCGTGGGCGTGGTGGCGGCCCTGCACCTGCGCTGGCGCTTCTCGGCCACGGCCTGCGCGTTGATGGCCGTGCTGGTCTACATGCACACCGTCGGCGGGCACTACACCTTCTCCCGCGTGCCCTTCGACTGGGTCACCGACACCTTCGGATTCCAGCGCAACCACTACGACCGCGTCGCCCACTTCAGCGTGGGCTTCTACGCATTCGCCATCGCCGAAGTGCTGCTGCGGAGGCGGCTGGTCCGCTCCCGCTTCCTCCTCTACAGCTACCCGCTGACCTTCATCCTGGCCATCGCCGCCGGCTACGAGATTTTCGAGTGGATCTTCGCGGTGGGCGCCGATCCAACCGCCGGCCATGAGGTGCTGGGCTCCCAGGGCGATGTGTGGGACGCCCAGCGCGACATGCTGGCGGACATGCTGGGGGCGGTGGCGGCGTTAGGTTTGTTCTTCGCCCTGAGGGGAAGGGGCGGGCATCCGGCCCGACCCAACTGA
- a CDS encoding tyrosine-type recombinase/integrase, which translates to MHASHPTTAKRWLRFNPRHIRRLLDARALRAGIERPIHPHALRHTFATSLLKKTGNLRLVQLALDHESPKTTAIYAHVADEELRSAIEGRRG; encoded by the coding sequence ATGCATGCCTCGCATCCTACCACCGCGAAACGGTGGCTGCGGTTCAACCCGCGCCACATCCGCCGGCTCCTGGACGCCAGGGCCCTGCGGGCCGGGATCGAACGCCCGATTCATCCACACGCCCTGCGGCACACCTTCGCCACCAGCCTCTTGAAGAAGACGGGCAACCTGCGCCTGGTGCAGCTGGCCCTGGACCACGAGAGCCCGAAGACGACGGCCATCTACGCCCATGTGGCCGACGAGGAGCTGCGGTCGGCCATCGAGGGCAGGCGAGGCTGA
- a CDS encoding translocation/assembly module TamB domain-containing protein, with protein sequence MRHVRRGSSWRRRILLLVAAMAVLPLLGTSVLLLSTVREPLVRSLLPGLLAGLPGGGPRWEAIAWPRLGHLELRGLSWVLSGDTLLAAALLRVDLELASLGRGDLRLHELTVEGLRLDLPALHRAFPSREAAGGGRRFPRTGSLPPLSSLACDRLAIGGDQLRLDSLHVIRGLELAGSVELGATREPALRLDRLRLALVDPAATLEGDSLSWLPAQGQLEGRLAARMAGRWMHILARSPGADLLRVTAALGDSLHTLADLGLTAAVQRHGHAWRGAEFSGQLQVAAVRQLAVHLPAAPSAPDLPALKGLLRGSVAWEPALALDLGWRGAHDAWLEEILLQLGRHGEDLLLDSLVVRGSGMELAGHARLGQDEVEAAIALHLRQAAPLRTLFGLEALPADLQVDANLQATGARRHPELRARLQASSRGLRLRTALANGGDSQWQIGELVIEDVQSATPPAGRGGGRLTRTATGGWTTSSLRLAGVLGELEAAGSLGEQGSIRFAWSLPALAPPLSRLLGLSDSLGHVIDLALRSGDPLHLTGQGRFLRSKGGLSLEGAGTLAAPGPERLGALLPATARLDGLGDLEADWRAGLDQPARAPLRWSAALEARGSGWLDSLATELSGSGGTIVADTLWFWLPQMALWSRGALLGRELELDARWDLQGLALASRLLPNLAGTEAGLEGSLAARGPTDQLRLDLQAAGYLHRAGLMLPDLRLALRRDSLGLRAICWAPGGMEAGALHVDTLAARYAGPAGPDALPWPGRLWLRESGARHSIEADLLIRQEEGWRMTGGLTLAVGDGTLSTERPFTLALPATGGVGLEDLAMAGSMGHLAAQALLGPDSLLNRVELVADLDLRRLPWPDLHPAVPRPGPLHLDLTASSIGLSGRLELNSLQAGSAGRLDLALVVAGPLDGPALTLSIMQDGDSLLAALGRLPARLTLWPLAARPGFEELDLAVQLRHFPLLLPTASMDPSDAPVLVVDGQARLAGSARHPRLEGELAAAVHGEPRLTDYRATASLRMDGRETDTVLHSTLGVLRGERQVLAGTLDLPLPLAAVDDSWERRPGDLEVRLTASALALEDINPLLPYDLWMSGRGDLELHAFGPFADPRLDGQLRMENLDLRRTDGTHLFGRARLALGGRVRHPEGKGWLELANGEARIPELPRDLHDMSGEAILWGLSMGGEQGSDKVAGGTTVWQDSLELELELRIPNRVRLRGGELDLESRGRLTLRMTEGRTALVGDMEVLSGQFSLLGRQFAVQSGTLSWFGDEVLTPRLDLELSASVGNTLITVRLTGTMEQPLLELSSEPPLDEGEIMALLLFRRSTEELDNQQQDMLQRQATQLAADYGMAALQARLSRTLHIDLLRVETGGEEGLGTLMVGKYLGPRVLLRYEQSLSQQDLFRLNVDYILSRHLRLDTSTGSRGQSGMALNWSRMW encoded by the coding sequence GTGAGACACGTGAGGCGCGGTTCATCGTGGCGGCGCCGGATCCTCCTCCTGGTGGCGGCCATGGCGGTCCTGCCCTTGCTCGGGACCAGTGTGCTGCTCTTGAGTACCGTCCGGGAGCCGCTGGTCCGTTCCCTCCTCCCCGGCCTGCTCGCCGGTCTGCCTGGTGGGGGGCCGCGCTGGGAGGCCATCGCCTGGCCGCGGCTGGGGCACCTGGAACTGCGCGGCCTGTCCTGGGTGCTGAGCGGGGACACGCTGCTGGCCGCCGCCCTCCTGCGGGTGGATCTGGAGCTGGCGTCCCTGGGGCGTGGCGACCTGCGTCTGCATGAATTGACGGTGGAGGGACTGCGTCTGGATCTTCCCGCCCTGCACCGTGCTTTTCCCTCCAGAGAGGCGGCCGGCGGCGGCCGGCGCTTTCCGCGCACCGGCAGCCTGCCGCCCCTTTCTTCCCTGGCGTGCGATCGTCTGGCGATCGGGGGCGATCAGCTTCGCCTGGATTCCCTCCATGTCATCCGAGGCCTGGAGCTGGCCGGATCAGTGGAGCTGGGCGCCACGCGGGAACCGGCGCTGCGCCTGGACCGCCTGCGACTCGCCCTGGTCGACCCGGCGGCCACCCTGGAAGGGGACTCCCTCTCCTGGCTGCCCGCGCAGGGCCAGTTGGAAGGGCGGCTGGCGGCGCGCATGGCGGGTCGGTGGATGCACATCCTCGCCCGCAGTCCCGGCGCCGATCTGCTGCGCGTGACGGCGGCGCTGGGGGATTCCCTCCACACCCTGGCGGACCTTGGGCTGACCGCCGCCGTCCAACGCCATGGCCATGCCTGGAGGGGCGCTGAGTTCTCCGGGCAGCTTCAGGTGGCGGCCGTCCGCCAGCTGGCGGTCCATCTTCCCGCCGCGCCATCGGCGCCCGACCTGCCGGCGCTGAAGGGACTGCTCAGAGGCTCGGTGGCCTGGGAACCCGCCCTTGCCTTGGATCTGGGCTGGCGGGGCGCCCATGATGCCTGGCTCGAGGAGATCCTGCTGCAGCTGGGGCGGCATGGGGAGGATCTCCTGCTCGACAGCCTGGTCGTGCGCGGATCAGGGATGGAACTGGCCGGCCACGCCCGTCTTGGCCAGGATGAGGTGGAGGCGGCCATCGCCCTCCATCTGCGGCAGGCGGCCCCGCTGCGAACCCTCTTCGGCCTGGAGGCCCTGCCCGCGGATCTGCAGGTGGACGCGAACCTGCAGGCGACGGGCGCGCGCCGCCATCCGGAGCTGCGCGCAAGGCTGCAAGCGTCAAGCAGGGGCTTGCGCCTGCGCACGGCGCTGGCCAACGGCGGGGATTCCCAGTGGCAGATCGGCGAGTTGGTCATTGAGGATGTCCAGTCCGCCACGCCGCCCGCTGGACGCGGCGGCGGACGGCTGACCCGCACGGCGACGGGTGGCTGGACCACCTCCTCCCTGCGCCTGGCGGGCGTGCTGGGAGAGCTGGAGGCGGCGGGAAGCCTGGGCGAGCAGGGTTCCATCCGCTTCGCCTGGAGCCTGCCGGCCCTGGCTCCGCCGCTGAGCCGCTTGCTGGGATTGTCGGACAGCCTTGGCCATGTGATCGATCTGGCGCTGCGGTCGGGAGACCCCCTGCACCTGACGGGTCAGGGGCGCTTTCTGCGCTCGAAGGGCGGCCTGTCGCTGGAAGGGGCCGGCACCTTGGCCGCCCCGGGACCCGAACGGCTGGGCGCCCTGCTGCCGGCGACGGCGCGCTTGGATGGGCTGGGCGACCTGGAGGCGGACTGGCGGGCCGGACTGGATCAGCCGGCCAGGGCGCCCCTGCGCTGGAGTGCCGCGCTGGAGGCCCGGGGGAGCGGCTGGCTGGATTCCCTCGCCACGGAGCTGAGCGGCAGCGGCGGCACCATCGTGGCGGACACCTTGTGGTTCTGGCTTCCCCAAATGGCTCTGTGGTCCCGCGGTGCCCTGCTGGGGCGCGAGCTTGAGCTTGATGCACGCTGGGATCTGCAGGGTCTGGCCCTTGCCTCCCGTCTGCTGCCCAACTTGGCTGGGACGGAGGCAGGCCTGGAGGGCAGCCTGGCCGCCCGCGGCCCCACGGACCAACTTAGGTTGGATCTGCAGGCCGCCGGCTACCTGCACCGCGCCGGACTCATGCTGCCCGACCTGCGCCTGGCCCTGCGCCGGGACAGCCTGGGGCTGAGGGCGATCTGCTGGGCGCCAGGCGGGATGGAGGCGGGCGCCCTGCACGTGGACACCCTGGCGGCGCGCTATGCCGGACCCGCCGGACCCGACGCCCTGCCCTGGCCGGGCCGCCTCTGGCTGCGTGAATCCGGTGCCCGGCATTCCATCGAGGCGGACCTGCTCATCCGACAGGAGGAAGGCTGGCGGATGACGGGCGGCCTGACACTGGCCGTGGGCGACGGCACCTTGTCCACCGAGCGACCCTTTACGCTTGCCTTGCCTGCCACTGGCGGCGTCGGGCTGGAGGATCTGGCAATGGCGGGCAGCATGGGCCACCTCGCCGCGCAGGCACTCCTTGGCCCGGACTCCCTCCTCAACCGGGTGGAGTTGGTCGCCGATCTCGACCTGCGTCGCCTCCCCTGGCCGGATCTTCATCCCGCCGTGCCGCGGCCCGGCCCGCTGCACCTGGACTTGACCGCCTCATCCATTGGACTTAGCGGTCGACTGGAGCTGAACAGTCTGCAGGCCGGCAGCGCCGGCCGACTTGATCTCGCCCTGGTCGTGGCGGGCCCCCTCGACGGTCCTGCCCTGACCTTGTCCATCATGCAGGACGGGGATTCGCTACTGGCGGCCCTGGGCCGCTTGCCGGCCCGTCTCACCCTCTGGCCGCTGGCGGCCCGGCCGGGCTTCGAGGAGCTGGATCTGGCCGTCCAGCTCAGGCACTTCCCCCTGCTCCTGCCCACCGCCTCGATGGATCCGTCCGACGCGCCCGTTCTGGTGGTGGACGGGCAGGCCCGTCTCGCCGGGTCGGCCCGCCACCCTCGCCTGGAGGGGGAATTGGCGGCGGCCGTGCATGGCGAACCGCGCCTGACGGATTATCGCGCCACGGCCAGTTTGCGGATGGACGGCCGGGAGACGGACACCGTGCTGCACTCGACCCTGGGAGTGTTGCGCGGCGAGCGCCAAGTGCTGGCGGGCACCCTGGACCTGCCGCTGCCGCTCGCGGCGGTGGACGACTCGTGGGAGCGGCGGCCGGGCGATCTGGAGGTGCGGTTGACCGCCTCCGCCCTCGCCTTGGAGGACATCAATCCCTTGTTGCCCTATGACCTGTGGATGTCCGGACGGGGCGACCTGGAGCTGCACGCTTTCGGGCCCTTTGCCGATCCGCGTCTGGACGGCCAGCTCCGCATGGAGAACCTGGACCTGCGGCGCACGGACGGCACCCACCTCTTCGGTCGGGCCCGGCTGGCGCTGGGCGGCCGCGTGCGCCATCCCGAGGGGAAGGGCTGGCTGGAGCTGGCCAACGGCGAGGCGCGCATTCCCGAGCTGCCCCGCGACCTGCATGACATGAGCGGCGAGGCGATCCTTTGGGGATTGTCCATGGGCGGGGAGCAGGGGAGCGACAAGGTGGCGGGGGGGACCACCGTCTGGCAGGATTCCCTCGAGCTGGAACTGGAGCTGCGCATTCCCAACCGCGTGCGGCTGCGTGGCGGCGAGCTTGACCTGGAGAGTCGGGGACGTCTCACGCTGCGCATGACCGAGGGCCGGACCGCCTTGGTGGGCGACATGGAGGTGCTGTCGGGGCAGTTCAGCCTGCTCGGCCGCCAGTTCGCCGTGCAGTCAGGCACCCTCTCCTGGTTTGGCGACGAGGTTCTCACCCCGCGCCTCGACCTGGAGCTGTCGGCCAGTGTGGGCAACACGCTCATCACCGTCCGCCTGACCGGCACAATGGAGCAGCCGCTGCTCGAGTTGAGTTCGGAGCCGCCCCTGGACGAGGGCGAGATCATGGCGCTGCTGCTCTTCCGCCGCTCCACGGAGGAGCTGGACAACCAGCAGCAGGACATGCTTCAACGGCAGGCCACCCAGCTGGCGGCGGACTACGGCATGGCCGCCCTCCAGGCGCGCCTCTCCCGCACCCTGCACATCGACCTGCTGCGCGTGGAAACCGGCGGCGAGGAAGGCCTGGGCACCCTCATGGTCGGCAAGTACCTGGGGCCCCGCGTCCTGCTGCGCTACGAGCAATCCCTCAGCCAACAGGATCTCTTCCGTCTCAACGTGGACTACATCCTCTCTCGCCATCTGCGCCTGGATACTTCCACCGGCAGCCGGGGGCAAAGCGGCATGGCGCTCAACTGGAGCCGCATGTGGTAG
- a CDS encoding BamA/TamA family outer membrane protein — MPALAQEQATVNLLQAATPYKGWRLSSLRLEGVPADLEGPLREGLALTGKARLGGLLGRKRPALTPALLGQDADRIRLFMARHGYPWAVVMARADPRPRRRLDLLLSVLPGPAVHVAELELQGPPEVEAREAELRDLLPAAGDIFTDESLRLAVRKVEDLLRGEGHARARCLTDVAVRDSLNLILACQVLPGPVCRVASVEVSGVAPDLARLAERSLRPLHDQPVTPRLLVGAQDRLRLLGVFRQIRFAMDLDSLPDVREVPVALRAELAPRPPRLLEAGAGWWTAEGGRLGGRWSHANLFTGGRGLQLTASASKVRQSSRLESWWPAMGSPTLRGEIALLLDRLREESYNVLNRELRLGLRQQPTLLLTLSGGVALADVQVEGRTADSTAFRARAGRQTMFTAAALRNTTDNPLDPRQGAQYSLQLEWTIPGFFSQADYLRTDAERVSYHSLGLVTTAARLRVGMAWPLASTPDLLPNRRFFAGGMEHRGFGRHQLGPRDAAGAPLGGEVLALGGVEVRLPLVWKLGLAFFVDAGQVWSDLGGAAPRDLEYAAGPALLLNTPVGPLRADLGLRLGSSDDDLPNWAVHVSIGHPF; from the coding sequence ATGCCGGCACTTGCCCAGGAGCAGGCGACGGTCAATCTGCTTCAGGCGGCGACTCCCTACAAGGGCTGGCGCTTGTCCTCCCTGCGCCTGGAGGGAGTGCCGGCCGATCTGGAAGGGCCCCTGCGGGAAGGGCTGGCCTTGACGGGCAAGGCCCGGCTGGGCGGACTGCTGGGGCGCAAGCGGCCGGCCTTGACGCCGGCCCTGCTTGGACAGGACGCCGATCGCATCCGCCTCTTCATGGCCCGGCATGGCTATCCGTGGGCCGTGGTCATGGCCCGGGCCGATCCCCGCCCGCGCCGGCGGCTTGATCTGCTGCTGTCCGTGCTGCCTGGTCCCGCCGTGCACGTGGCGGAACTGGAGCTGCAGGGACCACCGGAGGTCGAGGCCCGCGAGGCCGAGTTGCGCGACTTGCTCCCGGCAGCCGGCGACATCTTCACCGATGAGAGTCTTCGCCTGGCGGTCCGCAAGGTGGAGGACCTGCTGCGCGGCGAGGGGCACGCCCGCGCCCGATGCCTGACCGATGTCGCTGTCCGGGACAGCCTCAATCTGATCCTTGCTTGTCAGGTGCTCCCGGGTCCGGTCTGCCGGGTGGCGAGCGTGGAGGTCTCCGGCGTGGCACCCGATCTCGCCCGCCTGGCCGAGCGCTCCCTGCGGCCGCTCCACGATCAACCTGTCACGCCGCGCCTGCTGGTCGGGGCCCAGGATCGGCTGCGCCTGCTGGGCGTGTTCCGCCAGATCCGCTTCGCCATGGACCTGGACTCGCTGCCGGATGTCCGCGAGGTGCCTGTGGCCCTGCGGGCCGAGCTGGCTCCCCGCCCGCCCCGATTGCTGGAGGCGGGCGCCGGCTGGTGGACAGCGGAAGGCGGCCGCCTGGGGGGCCGCTGGTCCCATGCCAACCTCTTCACGGGCGGACGGGGGCTGCAGCTCACGGCCAGCGCCTCCAAGGTGCGGCAAAGCAGCCGCCTGGAGAGCTGGTGGCCGGCCATGGGCTCGCCCACCTTGCGCGGCGAGATTGCCCTCCTGCTCGATCGTCTGCGCGAGGAGAGCTACAACGTGCTCAACCGTGAACTCCGCCTGGGACTGCGCCAGCAGCCCACCCTGCTCCTGACCCTGAGTGGCGGCGTCGCCCTGGCCGACGTGCAGGTGGAAGGCCGCACGGCGGACAGCACGGCTTTCCGCGCCCGCGCCGGCCGCCAGACCATGTTCACGGCGGCGGCGCTGCGCAACACGACGGACAACCCCCTCGACCCCCGCCAGGGCGCCCAGTACAGCCTGCAGCTGGAATGGACCATCCCCGGTTTCTTCAGCCAGGCCGATTACCTGCGGACCGACGCCGAGCGCGTCAGCTACCATAGTCTGGGCCTGGTCACCACGGCGGCCCGGTTGCGCGTGGGCATGGCCTGGCCCCTCGCCTCCACGCCCGACCTGCTGCCCAACCGGCGATTCTTCGCCGGAGGCATGGAGCACCGCGGCTTCGGGCGCCACCAGCTGGGACCGCGCGATGCGGCAGGCGCCCCGCTTGGCGGCGAGGTCCTTGCCCTGGGCGGCGTGGAAGTCCGCCTCCCCCTGGTCTGGAAACTGGGTCTCGCGTTCTTCGTGGACGCCGGCCAGGTCTGGAGCGACCTGGGCGGGGCGGCGCCGCGCGACCTGGAGTACGCCGCCGGACCGGCTCTGCTGCTCAACACCCCGGTGGGACCGCTGCGCGCCGACCTGGGCTTGCGTCTGGGATCCAGCGATGACGACCTGCCCAACTGGGCGGTGCATGTCTCCATCGGACACCCCTTCTGA
- a CDS encoding DUF5916 domain-containing protein, which yields MARTQAARTLLVVALTHTLPFAVEAAGPQRTAQAWPLGEASLHLDGILDEEAWCSASWVSGLTQKDPVEGEPGAELSEVAFCYDERNLYIGARLWTPLTGRLRTRLGPRDDMAQTQALFISLDTYHDRRTAWTFGTTAAGVRVDFLHPEDSEMNQVLSWDPVWDVRTTVHDDHWVVEARIPFTQLRFNPGEEQVWGLQIDRWTPERNAEDYWCMVPRSETGWASRFGELHGIRGIRPSRRLELLPYVAGELSLPHRPDPDDPFLDEHELDGRLGGDLKMGVGPNLTLDATFNPDFGQVEADPADINLTAFETFFEERRPFFIEGDRLLRGLGPRYFYSRRIGAPPRPQALPDTLTHVDLPTASRILGAAKLTGRLTGGTSVGALAAVTGVERAGIHNQASGGTGSLRLAPRTSSGVLRVQQDFPGRGAVAGLTLTGLHRDFEGDARLAARQPRQALSGGLDWDLRDEAGLHSLVGNVGFSRVEGDSAAMLALQRSPVHYLQRPDAGHVHLDPGRRALTGWTGALELKRIGGRHWRWSAGAAAESPGLELNDLGQLSSADDISTWGSLTWQENQGKGPFRRWSAWQNLEGEWNFGGLPTGAELRSGVWGQLTNYWSINLEAAHGRATYSDDKSRGGVVLGVPGWNSVNLNANSPDLQRPNAVSGGGSCTWGEDRRLAVDAWAFGRFRPLPAVEIRVNPSATRSWNPAQYIDTLIPTDTGLDNDLAIFSRLDYREARLSTRLRYTFSPRLRVEIYAEPFMASLRFNDPGRPAGARSQHIERYKAHGLLDPVSNGAWLINEEGGQLAVPQPDAEFISWRSTCVLRWDWSLGSSLHLVWQQDRVRFIPRDDPARTPDPLHALSIGGDNLIAVKITSWLPLG from the coding sequence ATGGCACGCACCCAAGCGGCCCGTACCCTGCTGGTTGTCGCCCTGACCCACACCCTGCCTTTCGCCGTCGAGGCGGCCGGCCCCCAGCGCACGGCCCAGGCCTGGCCATTGGGGGAGGCCAGCCTCCATCTGGACGGAATATTGGACGAGGAGGCGTGGTGCAGCGCATCCTGGGTGAGCGGCCTGACCCAGAAGGATCCGGTGGAAGGTGAGCCCGGAGCCGAACTGTCCGAGGTCGCCTTCTGCTATGACGAGCGCAATCTCTACATCGGCGCCCGTCTGTGGACCCCGCTCACCGGACGCCTGCGCACCCGCCTGGGTCCTCGTGACGACATGGCGCAGACCCAGGCCCTCTTCATCTCCCTGGACACCTATCACGACCGTCGCACGGCCTGGACCTTCGGCACGACGGCGGCCGGGGTACGCGTGGACTTCCTTCACCCGGAAGACTCGGAGATGAATCAGGTGTTGTCCTGGGATCCGGTCTGGGACGTGCGCACCACCGTGCACGACGACCATTGGGTGGTGGAGGCGCGCATCCCCTTCACCCAACTGCGCTTCAATCCCGGCGAGGAGCAGGTGTGGGGGCTCCAGATCGACCGGTGGACGCCGGAGCGCAACGCCGAGGACTACTGGTGCATGGTGCCACGCTCCGAGACGGGCTGGGCCAGCCGCTTCGGCGAATTGCACGGCATCCGCGGCATCCGTCCTTCGCGTCGACTGGAGTTGCTGCCCTACGTGGCGGGAGAGCTGAGTCTGCCGCACCGGCCCGACCCTGACGACCCCTTCCTGGACGAACATGAGCTGGACGGCCGCCTGGGCGGAGATCTCAAGATGGGCGTGGGTCCCAACCTCACCCTGGACGCCACCTTCAACCCGGACTTCGGGCAGGTGGAGGCGGACCCGGCCGACATCAACCTCACGGCCTTCGAGACCTTCTTCGAGGAGAGACGGCCCTTCTTCATCGAGGGGGACCGCCTGCTGCGGGGCCTGGGTCCCCGCTACTTCTACTCTCGACGCATCGGCGCCCCGCCCCGTCCGCAGGCCCTGCCGGACACCCTTACCCATGTCGACCTGCCCACGGCCAGCCGCATCCTGGGCGCCGCCAAGCTGACCGGGCGGCTGACGGGCGGCACCTCGGTGGGCGCGCTGGCGGCGGTGACCGGTGTGGAGCGGGCCGGCATCCACAATCAGGCCAGCGGCGGGACAGGATCGCTGCGCCTGGCCCCGCGCACATCCAGCGGCGTCCTTCGTGTGCAGCAGGACTTCCCCGGCCGGGGCGCCGTGGCCGGCCTCACGCTCACGGGTCTGCACCGTGACTTCGAAGGCGACGCCCGGCTGGCCGCCCGCCAGCCTCGGCAAGCCTTGAGCGGGGGTCTGGACTGGGATCTGCGCGACGAGGCGGGTCTCCACTCCCTGGTCGGCAACGTGGGCTTCAGCCGGGTGGAGGGAGACAGCGCCGCCATGCTGGCCCTGCAGCGCTCCCCCGTCCACTATCTCCAGCGTCCGGATGCCGGGCACGTTCATCTCGATCCAGGGCGCCGCGCCCTGACCGGCTGGACGGGCGCCCTCGAGCTGAAGCGTATCGGCGGCCGCCATTGGCGCTGGTCGGCCGGCGCCGCCGCCGAATCGCCCGGCCTGGAGTTGAACGACCTGGGACAGCTTTCCAGCGCTGACGACATCTCCACCTGGGGCAGTCTCACCTGGCAGGAAAACCAGGGCAAGGGTCCCTTCCGCCGCTGGTCGGCCTGGCAGAATCTGGAGGGTGAGTGGAACTTCGGAGGGCTGCCCACCGGGGCGGAGTTGCGCAGCGGCGTCTGGGGCCAGCTGACCAACTACTGGTCCATCAATCTCGAGGCGGCCCACGGCCGGGCGACCTACAGCGACGACAAGAGCCGGGGCGGCGTGGTCCTGGGCGTGCCGGGCTGGAATTCGGTCAACCTGAACGCCAACAGCCCCGATCTGCAACGCCCCAACGCCGTATCCGGCGGCGGCTCCTGCACCTGGGGCGAGGATCGGCGCCTGGCGGTGGACGCCTGGGCCTTCGGCCGTTTCCGGCCTCTTCCCGCCGTGGAGATCCGCGTCAACCCCTCCGCCACGCGTTCCTGGAACCCAGCGCAGTACATCGACACTCTGATTCCCACCGACACTGGCCTGGATAATGATCTGGCCATTTTCTCTCGCCTGGACTACCGGGAGGCGCGGTTGTCCACCCGCCTGCGATACACCTTCAGTCCCAGGCTGCGCGTGGAGATCTATGCCGAGCCCTTCATGGCCAGTCTTCGCTTCAACGACCCCGGCCGCCCGGCCGGCGCGCGCAGCCAGCACATCGAGCGCTACAAGGCGCACGGCCTGCTGGATCCGGTCAGCAACGGCGCGTGGTTGATCAACGAGGAAGGCGGCCAGCTGGCGGTGCCGCAGCCCGATGCTGAGTTCATCTCCTGGCGCAGCACCTGTGTCCTGCGCTGGGACTGGAGTCTGGGAAGCAGCCTGCACCTGGTCTGGCAGCAGGACCGCGTCCGCTTCATCCCGCGCGACGACCCGGCCCGCACACCGGATCCCTTGCACGCTCTCTCCATCGGCGGGGACAATCTGATCGCGGTGAAGATCACCAGCTGGTTGCCTTTGGGATGA